In the Acanthopagrus latus isolate v.2019 chromosome 23, fAcaLat1.1, whole genome shotgun sequence genome, one interval contains:
- the ypel3 gene encoding protein yippee-like 3, translating to MVKLTKAKTFQAYLDSCHRRYSCVHCRAHLANHDDLISKSFQGSQGRAYLFNSVVNVGCGPAEERLLLTGLHAVADIYCENCHTTLGWKYEQAFELSQKYKEGKFIIELSHMIKDNGWD from the exons ATGGTGAAGCTAACGAAAGCCAAGACATTCCAGGCTTACCTGGACTCCTGCCACCGCCGCTACAGCTGTGTGCACTGCCGCGCCCACCTGGCCAACCATGACGATCTTATCTCCAAG TCTTTCCAAGGCAGTCAGGGCCGAGCCTACCTGTTCAACTCTGT GGTGAACGTCGGCTGTGGTCCTGcggaggagaggctgctgctcACGGGCCTTCACGCAGTAGCCGACATCTACTGTGAAAACTGTCACACCACACTTGGCTGGAAATAT GAACAAGCCTTTGAGCTGAGTCAGAAGTACAAGGAGGGGAAGTTTATCATCGAGCTGTCCCACATGATAAAGGACAACGGCTGGGACTGA
- the atp6v0ca gene encoding ATPase H+ transporting V0 subunit ca — protein MSSEESPEYSPFFAVMGASAAMVFSALGAAYGTAKSGTGIAAMSVMRPELIMKSIIPVVMAGIIAIYGLVVAVLIANNISERVTLYKSFLHLGAGLSVGLSGLAAGFAIGIVGDAGVRGTAQQPRLFVGMILILIFAEVLGLYGLIVALILSTK, from the exons ATGTCTTCTGAGGAGAGCCCCGAGTACTCGCCTTTCTTCGCTGTGATGGGAGCCTCTGCGGCCATGGTCTTCAGCG CATTAGGAGCAGCGTATGGGACAGCGAAGAGCGGCACAGGCATCGCTGCCATGTCTGTGATGAGGCCAGAGCTCATCATGAAGTCCATCATCCCCGTGGTCATGGCTGGTATCATCGCCATCTACGGGCTGGTGGTGGCTGTGCTGATAGCAAACAACATCTCTGAGAGAGTCACCCTTTACAA GAGCTTCCTGCATCTCGGAGCCGGCCTGAGCGTGGGCCTGAGTGGTCTGGCAGCCGGGTTCGCCATTGGCATCGTGGGCGACGCAGGTGTGAGGGGCACTGCCCAGCAGCCTCGGCTTTTCGTGGGCATGATCTTGATCCTGATCTTTGCCGAGGTCCTGGGGCTTTACGGGCTTATCGTGGCCCTCATCCTATCTACAAAATAA